The following proteins are encoded in a genomic region of Spirosoma sp. SC4-14:
- a CDS encoding CusA/CzcA family heavy metal efflux RND transporter, producing MLNKIILFSIKHKLIVGLLTLVLIVWGGWSAVQLPIDAVPDITNNQVQVSTVSPSLAAQDIERLVTFPVEISLANIPGLIELRSFSRFGLSVVTVVFRDDVDVYWARQQIAERLQNVVNEIPPGVGTPKMAPVTTGLGEIFQYTVVPKKGFERKYSLKDLRTIQDWIIRRQLLGTAGVADISSFGGEIKQYEIAIDPDKLRSVNLTITDLFSALEKNNQNTGGAYIDKKPNAYFIRSDGLIGSTADIGNIVVKLNNSGLPVRVRDVATVQIGNAVRYGAVTRNGQGEVVGAVVMMLKGENSSKVIKAVKEKIAEIRKTLPPGIEIIPFLDRTKMVDSAIGTVTRNLSEGALIVIFVLVLLLGEWRAGFVVVSVIPLSLLFAIGLMNVFDVSGNLMSLGAIDFGLIVDGAVIIVEATLHHMLLRNRDRTLSQAEMDEEVFESASRIRSSAAFGEIIILIVYLPILALSGIEGKMFRPMALTVAFAILGAFILSLTYVPMLSALLLDKTIRHKNTFSDRLMVRLHRWYEPWIMRALRVRIPVLLVAASLLAVSVVLFMRMGGEFLPTLDEGDFAVDTRVLTGSSLSESVDATSKAQRILLKQFPEVEQVVGKSGAGEIPTDPMAIEASDLMVILKKKDQWTSASNREELAGKMADALSVIPGVSFGFQQPVQMRFNELMTGVRQDVALKIYGEDLDELTRQAAKVSNIIRTIDGAKDLYVEQVSGLSQILIKLDRDQIAKYGLNVSDVNRVINTAFAGQSTGQVFEGERRFDLVVRLAAEKRQSIDDVRNIYVSTPMGQQVPLAQLAQVTMEQAPNQIQRDNTRRRITLGFNVRGRDVESIVQELQKKVSAQIKLPPGYSITYGGQFENLIEAKQRLSIAVPIALGLIFALLFFTFHSVRQSLLIFTAIPMAAIGGVFALILRGMPFSISAGVGFIALFGVAVLNGIVLIGEFNRLRYEEGLTDIREIIRRGTEVRLRPVVMTALVASLGFIPMAVSNSGGAEVQKPLATVVIGGLITATLLTLFVLPILYTFFERGLNKSALPKAKLTATVVALLLLTSIGASAQSPAIKVVTLDQALQESATRNARIQIGSLQINQQQALRQSAYDYGRTTVNGSFGQINSRKFDNNLTFTQTIPNPTLLRRQANLADATIRSVETSVGVSRNDVRYEVKSAYYELKYLHEREQLFLQQDSVLAEFVQAANLRYRVGETGSLEKATAESQRADGRVRLAQNAASLTAARTRLQTALYSPDALDAAPGPLAKRELVLSTDSSAVANNPLLDQLRQQAVVAEQARLVEQAKMKPDFTVGFFSQTIVGTQIYDNVETYYGIGSRFWGGHIGLSFPLLTGAQKARIGAARIGEQIAQTELVTQQQVLKRQFEQAVQQYEQYRSALTYYEQNGLAQARLILENARKSFRGGDIGYVEFSLALQQSLTIRSSYLDLLNQYNQSVLYIEYLLGRP from the coding sequence ATGCTCAACAAAATCATTCTCTTTTCCATTAAACACAAACTCATTGTGGGTTTGCTAACGCTCGTGCTGATTGTCTGGGGCGGTTGGTCGGCAGTTCAATTGCCCATCGATGCCGTTCCCGACATCACCAACAACCAGGTGCAGGTCAGTACGGTTAGTCCGTCGCTGGCTGCTCAGGACATCGAACGGCTGGTGACGTTTCCGGTCGAAATCAGTCTGGCCAACATTCCCGGTCTGATTGAACTGCGCTCGTTTTCACGCTTTGGGCTATCGGTCGTTACGGTCGTTTTTCGCGACGATGTCGATGTCTACTGGGCCCGCCAGCAGATTGCCGAGCGATTACAGAACGTTGTCAACGAAATTCCGCCGGGTGTCGGAACGCCCAAAATGGCTCCTGTTACCACGGGGCTGGGCGAAATTTTTCAGTACACGGTTGTTCCGAAGAAAGGCTTCGAACGTAAGTATTCACTCAAGGATCTACGCACCATTCAGGACTGGATTATCCGTCGGCAGTTGCTGGGCACGGCCGGAGTTGCCGACATCAGTAGTTTCGGCGGGGAGATAAAACAATACGAAATTGCCATCGATCCCGATAAACTTCGGAGTGTTAATCTGACGATTACCGATCTGTTTTCCGCTTTGGAAAAAAACAATCAGAACACGGGCGGAGCCTATATCGACAAGAAACCAAATGCCTATTTTATCCGTAGCGATGGCCTCATTGGCAGCACCGCCGACATCGGCAATATTGTTGTTAAACTCAATAATAGTGGCTTGCCGGTTCGGGTTCGCGATGTAGCTACGGTGCAGATCGGTAATGCCGTGCGTTACGGTGCCGTTACCCGCAATGGACAGGGCGAAGTGGTGGGGGCCGTGGTGATGATGCTCAAGGGCGAAAATTCGTCGAAGGTGATTAAGGCGGTGAAAGAAAAAATCGCTGAAATTCGGAAAACGTTACCGCCCGGTATCGAGATCATTCCGTTTCTGGATCGTACAAAAATGGTCGATAGCGCCATTGGCACCGTTACCCGAAACCTGAGCGAAGGAGCATTAATTGTCATTTTTGTGCTGGTATTGTTGCTGGGCGAATGGCGGGCCGGTTTTGTGGTGGTGTCGGTGATTCCGCTGTCGCTGCTGTTTGCCATTGGACTCATGAATGTTTTCGATGTGTCGGGCAATCTGATGAGCCTTGGCGCTATCGACTTCGGCCTCATTGTGGACGGAGCCGTTATTATTGTTGAGGCCACCCTGCATCACATGCTCCTGCGTAACCGCGACCGAACGCTGTCGCAGGCCGAAATGGACGAAGAAGTTTTCGAATCGGCGAGCCGAATACGTAGTTCCGCAGCTTTTGGCGAAATTATTATTCTGATCGTATATCTGCCTATTCTGGCCCTGAGTGGCATTGAAGGCAAAATGTTCCGGCCTATGGCGTTGACCGTGGCGTTTGCCATTCTGGGCGCTTTTATCCTGTCGCTGACGTATGTGCCTATGTTGTCGGCACTGCTGCTCGATAAAACCATTCGGCACAAAAACACGTTTTCGGACCGATTGATGGTTCGGCTGCATCGCTGGTATGAACCCTGGATTATGCGGGCACTCCGCGTTCGGATTCCGGTGCTGCTGGTGGCGGCCTCGCTGCTGGCGGTCAGTGTCGTTCTCTTTATGCGAATGGGGGGCGAATTTCTGCCAACGCTCGATGAGGGCGATTTTGCGGTCGATACCCGCGTGCTGACCGGAAGTTCGCTCAGCGAATCCGTCGATGCCACCTCGAAAGCACAACGTATTTTGCTAAAGCAGTTTCCGGAGGTCGAACAGGTGGTTGGCAAGAGCGGTGCTGGTGAAATTCCGACCGATCCAATGGCCATTGAAGCCTCCGATCTGATGGTGATTCTGAAGAAAAAGGACCAGTGGACCAGTGCCAGCAACCGCGAAGAACTGGCCGGGAAGATGGCCGACGCATTGTCGGTGATTCCGGGGGTTTCGTTTGGTTTCCAGCAGCCCGTACAGATGCGTTTCAACGAACTGATGACGGGCGTTCGGCAGGATGTGGCCCTGAAAATTTATGGCGAAGATCTCGACGAGCTAACCCGGCAGGCCGCCAAGGTCAGCAACATCATCCGAACCATCGATGGCGCTAAAGATCTGTATGTTGAACAGGTATCGGGTCTGTCGCAGATTCTGATAAAACTCGACCGCGATCAGATTGCCAAGTATGGTCTGAATGTGTCGGATGTGAACCGGGTCATCAATACGGCTTTTGCCGGACAATCCACGGGGCAAGTGTTTGAAGGCGAGCGCCGGTTCGATCTGGTGGTTCGACTGGCTGCCGAAAAACGACAAAGTATCGACGATGTTCGGAATATCTACGTGTCGACCCCTATGGGGCAACAGGTGCCGCTGGCACAACTGGCCCAGGTAACGATGGAGCAGGCTCCTAATCAGATTCAGCGCGACAACACCCGACGACGCATTACCCTGGGGTTCAACGTGCGCGGGCGCGATGTGGAAAGCATTGTGCAGGAATTACAAAAAAAGGTGAGTGCCCAGATCAAATTACCACCGGGCTATTCGATTACGTACGGTGGGCAGTTCGAAAACCTGATCGAAGCCAAACAGCGCCTGTCCATTGCCGTACCTATTGCCCTGGGGTTAATCTTTGCCCTGCTGTTTTTTACGTTCCATTCCGTTCGGCAAAGTCTGCTGATTTTTACGGCCATTCCGATGGCGGCTATTGGTGGCGTATTTGCGCTGATACTGCGGGGAATGCCGTTCAGTATTTCGGCTGGCGTAGGGTTTATTGCCCTGTTTGGCGTTGCGGTATTGAATGGTATTGTACTCATTGGTGAATTCAACCGGCTTCGCTACGAAGAAGGCCTGACCGACATTCGCGAAATCATCCGGCGCGGCACCGAAGTGAGGCTCCGGCCCGTAGTGATGACAGCGCTGGTGGCCTCGTTAGGGTTTATTCCGATGGCCGTCTCGAATTCGGGTGGGGCCGAGGTGCAAAAGCCGCTTGCTACGGTTGTGATTGGTGGACTCATTACGGCTACGCTCCTGACGTTGTTTGTGCTGCCTATTCTGTATACCTTCTTCGAGCGCGGTTTAAACAAATCGGCACTGCCGAAAGCCAAACTAACAGCTACGGTTGTGGCGCTGCTGCTCCTGACTTCGATCGGTGCTTCGGCTCAGTCGCCAGCTATCAAGGTTGTTACGCTCGATCAGGCCCTTCAGGAATCGGCAACCCGCAATGCCCGTATCCAGATCGGTAGTCTACAGATCAATCAGCAGCAGGCGCTTCGGCAGAGTGCCTACGATTATGGTCGAACTACCGTGAATGGATCATTTGGGCAGATCAATAGCCGAAAATTCGATAATAACCTTACGTTTACCCAAACCATACCTAATCCGACTTTACTACGTCGACAGGCCAATCTGGCCGATGCCACCATTCGCAGTGTCGAAACATCGGTAGGCGTTAGCCGAAACGACGTACGCTACGAAGTGAAGTCGGCTTATTATGAACTGAAATACCTACACGAGCGGGAGCAACTGTTTTTGCAGCAGGATTCGGTGCTGGCCGAGTTTGTTCAGGCCGCTAACCTGCGCTATCGGGTCGGTGAAACGGGCTCATTAGAAAAAGCTACCGCCGAAAGCCAGCGGGCCGATGGCCGGGTTAGGCTGGCGCAGAATGCTGCCAGTCTGACTGCCGCCCGAACCCGTCTGCAAACGGCGCTCTACAGCCCCGATGCGCTCGATGCGGCACCCGGACCTCTTGCAAAACGGGAGCTTGTCTTGTCGACAGATAGCAGCGCCGTTGCCAATAACCCTTTGCTGGATCAACTTCGGCAACAAGCTGTTGTTGCCGAACAGGCCCGACTTGTTGAACAGGCCAAAATGAAACCCGATTTTACGGTAGGCTTTTTCTCGCAGACCATTGTTGGAACGCAGATTTACGATAATGTTGAAACCTATTATGGGATCGGCTCCCGATTCTGGGGTGGCCATATTGGGCTATCGTTTCCGTTGCTGACCGGTGCGCAAAAAGCCAGGATCGGGGCCGCCCGAATTGGCGAGCAGATTGCCCAAACCGAATTGGTTACGCAGCAACAGGTGCTGAAACGACAGTTCGAGCAGGCCGTTCAGCAGTATGAGCAATACCGGTCGGCATTGACCTATTACGAACAAAACGGACTGGCGCAGGCGCGGCTTATTCTCGAAAATGCCCGAAAATCGTTTCGCGGGGGCGACATTGGATACGTTGAGTTTTCGCTGGCATTGCAGCAGTCGCTAACGATTCGCTCCAGTTACCTCGACTTACTGAATCAATATAATCAATCGGTGCTCTACATCGAATATCTGCTCGGGCGACCTTAA
- a CDS encoding efflux RND transporter periplasmic adaptor subunit, which produces MKRSVFNLYTLLLFSTIGLSLTGCGSGSGSDEKSVNDAEVNVGDSAKNTGNGPITIGFTQAQYDVAEIQVGQPELRTLSTTLKVNGVLDVPPQSQVSVSMPFGGYVRSIKLEPGVKVSKGQTLAILENPEFVQIQQDYLNTKAQLEFAELEFARQQELSRENVNALKVVQKTRADRQSLEVQLAGLAQRLALLHINPATLRADRLTRTVVVPSPVTGYITDVPVNNGRYVNPSDVIIEVTDVNDLHVHLTVFEKDITRIHPGQAVKFGLGDNAAMPHRATIFLKGKSISSDRTIPVLARPLGWSDDFIPGAYVAAQIDVTTQPLTVLPDAAVVSFGGKSYIYVLDSKSGQPVTYQFRQIEVKTGISQKGYTAVTIPPSVDVSKTPVVVKGAYSLLSQLNNSGEEE; this is translated from the coding sequence ATGAAACGATCTGTTTTTAATTTATATACGCTTCTGTTGTTCAGTACGATAGGTTTGTCTTTAACGGGCTGCGGCTCTGGTTCTGGCAGCGACGAAAAGTCGGTAAACGATGCCGAAGTAAACGTCGGCGATTCGGCGAAAAACACGGGTAATGGACCCATTACCATCGGCTTCACACAGGCTCAGTATGATGTGGCCGAAATTCAGGTTGGGCAACCCGAGCTGCGAACACTGAGCACGACGCTGAAAGTAAATGGTGTGCTCGATGTGCCACCCCAAAGCCAGGTGAGTGTTTCGATGCCTTTTGGGGGGTATGTACGAAGTATTAAGCTGGAGCCAGGGGTAAAAGTGAGTAAAGGCCAAACGCTGGCTATTCTGGAAAATCCCGAATTTGTTCAGATTCAGCAGGATTATCTGAATACCAAAGCCCAGCTCGAATTTGCCGAACTCGAATTTGCCCGCCAGCAGGAACTGAGCCGCGAGAATGTCAATGCCCTGAAAGTGGTGCAGAAAACCCGCGCCGATCGTCAGAGTCTGGAGGTTCAACTGGCTGGACTAGCGCAGCGACTGGCGCTTCTGCATATCAACCCAGCTACATTACGCGCCGATCGGTTAACCCGAACGGTGGTGGTACCCTCGCCCGTAACGGGTTACATTACCGATGTGCCCGTCAATAACGGTCGGTACGTTAACCCATCCGATGTGATCATTGAAGTGACGGATGTGAATGATCTGCACGTTCACCTGACGGTTTTCGAAAAAGATATCACCCGCATTCATCCGGGGCAGGCAGTTAAGTTTGGTCTGGGCGACAACGCGGCTATGCCACACCGGGCTACCATTTTTCTGAAAGGTAAATCCATTTCTTCTGATCGGACTATTCCGGTGCTGGCCCGACCACTGGGCTGGTCCGACGATTTTATTCCCGGCGCTTATGTGGCGGCTCAGATCGATGTGACAACCCAACCGCTGACGGTGTTGCCCGATGCGGCTGTAGTTAGCTTTGGCGGAAAGTCATATATCTATGTTCTGGATAGCAAAAGCGGGCAGCCGGTTACCTACCAGTTTCGGCAGATTGAAGTAAAAACTGGTATTTCGCAGAAAGGCTATACAGCCGTAACCATACCCCCCAGTGTCGATGTCAGCAAAACGCCTGTTGTTGTGAAGGGAGCCTATAGCCTGTTGTCGCAACTGAATAATAGTGGCGAAGAGGAGTAA
- a CDS encoding efflux RND transporter periplasmic adaptor subunit, translating to MKNVKMLTALMVGVVMTGCHKTETKTDQPETLTLPVVKLARQSTTLKKEYVGTLEAVRNVEIRARVSGFLEKIYVDEGQPVRQGQLLFKLNEAEYQAELDKAKANLKSAIANAKTVEVELGRVKLLVEKNIVSPSELELAKAKLEVARAAIDEARSAQANATLRLAQASIKAPFDGVINRIPFKMGSLIDEGTLLTTVSDAREVYAYFDVSEKEYLAYVKKRQKNPNDQARTVEMLLADDTKYPHKGKIETMESVFEGGSGTIAFRARFPNPEKLLRHGSSAKVRLANDVGNALLVPQKAVFEVQDKNYVYVVDSANRVKTRSFVPQGRVDHYYLVKSGLEPGERVVYEGIQNVRDGMEIIPTAISADSLTSTGTLAQQ from the coding sequence ATGAAAAATGTAAAAATGCTCACTGCACTTATGGTTGGTGTAGTGATGACTGGTTGCCACAAAACCGAAACAAAAACCGACCAGCCCGAAACATTGACGTTGCCCGTTGTGAAACTGGCCCGGCAATCGACTACTTTGAAAAAAGAGTATGTTGGCACACTCGAAGCCGTCCGGAATGTTGAGATTCGGGCCCGTGTATCGGGTTTTCTGGAAAAAATTTATGTCGATGAAGGCCAGCCTGTGCGGCAGGGACAACTGCTGTTCAAACTCAACGAAGCCGAATATCAGGCCGAACTCGATAAAGCCAAAGCAAATCTGAAAAGCGCAATAGCCAACGCTAAAACCGTCGAAGTAGAACTAGGACGAGTGAAGTTGCTGGTCGAAAAAAATATTGTGTCACCTTCTGAACTGGAGCTGGCAAAAGCGAAGCTTGAAGTGGCTCGTGCGGCTATCGACGAAGCCCGTTCGGCACAGGCCAATGCGACGTTGCGACTTGCGCAGGCTAGCATAAAAGCACCTTTCGATGGGGTTATCAACCGGATTCCTTTTAAAATGGGAAGTCTGATCGATGAAGGAACGCTATTGACTACCGTTTCGGATGCCCGCGAAGTGTATGCCTATTTCGATGTGTCGGAAAAGGAATACCTGGCCTACGTTAAAAAACGTCAGAAAAACCCTAACGACCAGGCCCGAACGGTAGAAATGCTGCTGGCTGATGATACAAAGTATCCGCATAAGGGCAAAATTGAGACCATGGAAAGCGTTTTTGAAGGCGGTTCGGGTACGATTGCTTTCCGGGCGCGCTTCCCGAATCCCGAAAAATTACTCCGGCATGGATCATCGGCCAAAGTCCGGTTGGCCAACGACGTAGGGAATGCGCTCTTAGTACCACAGAAAGCTGTTTTTGAAGTTCAGGACAAAAACTATGTCTATGTCGTCGACTCGGCAAACAGAGTAAAGACCCGCAGTTTTGTGCCGCAGGGGCGTGTCGATCATTATTACCTGGTTAAATCGGGGCTTGAACCGGGTGAACGGGTGGTTTACGAAGGTATTCAGAACGTCCGCGACGGCATGGAAATTATCCCCACCGCCATTTCGGCCGATAGCCTTACGTCAACGGGTACTCTTGCTCAACAATAA
- a CDS encoding multidrug efflux RND transporter permease subunit, which yields MFDIFIKRPLLSAVISVLITLLGILALTGLPVTQFPDIVPPSVTVTATYTGANAEVCTKAVATPLERAINGVPGMTYMNSVSSNDGTTLIQVFFEVGTDPDLAAMNVQNRVTSVLDELPAEVIKAGVITEKEVNSMLLYLNLVSTDPDMDEKFIYNFADINILAELKRIDGVGFADIMGAREYSMRVWLKPDRMRAYTISAEEVVDAIKKQNVEAAPGKAGESADRNPQVLQYVMRYTGKFNQPQQYENLVLRANPDGSILRLKDIADVEFGSADYSVTSKTDGRPSASIMLKQRPGSNARDIINNVKKRMAEIKASSFPPGMTYNFAYDVSRFLDASIHEVVRTLMEAFVLVFLVVFLFLQDWRSTLICALVVPVALVGAFGFMSLIGFSINLLTLFALVLAIGIVVDDGIVVVEAVHAKMAEEHLPPVQATMAAMREISSALIAITLVMSAVFVPVAFLSGPVGIFYRQFSLTLAVSILISGVNALTLTPALCALLLRPHDHHTRKGILGRFFDSFNRAFDRLTGRYQRLLKRVARRTTVTVAMLLLFVAGIWGVNSILPTGFIPTEDQGMIYANVTTPAGATVQRTEDVLDKIQRVAAGIESVENVSTLSGFSLMTDGAGASYGMGMINLKDWKDRTQSVDDVIAILEEKTKNIQDASIQYFSPPTVPGFGNSSGFELRMLDRTGTGDLQKTKKVADDFISALKKRPEIGDAFTSFNPDYPQYMLHVDQEKAAQKGVSIENAMNTLQTLMGSLYATNFIRFGQMYRVFVQAAPEYRTKPEDVLNLHVKNDQGEMVPYSNFVRLERVYGPEQLMRYNMYTSALINGESAQGYSSGDALKAVQEVAKQTLPRGFSFEWSGMSREEVLSGDQAVYIFAICLLFVYLLLVAQYESLFLPLPVLLSLPAGIFGSFLCLQLAGLQNNIYAQVALVMLIGLLGKNAILIVEFASQRQQEGLSIVKAAIEGAVTRLRPILMTSLAFIAGLIPLCIASGAGALGNRSIGTAAAGGMLIGTVFGLVLVPGLYILFAKLAQRFTAKKSSGNDLDADPLSTKTKTNGAVLQES from the coding sequence ATGTTTGATATATTTATAAAGCGACCGCTGTTGTCGGCGGTTATCTCCGTACTGATTACGCTGCTTGGCATACTGGCTCTGACCGGCCTGCCCGTGACGCAGTTCCCGGATATTGTACCGCCGTCGGTAACGGTGACGGCTACGTATACGGGTGCCAATGCCGAAGTATGTACCAAAGCCGTGGCTACTCCACTGGAACGGGCCATTAACGGAGTGCCGGGTATGACCTATATGAACTCCGTTTCGAGTAATGATGGTACCACATTGATTCAGGTATTTTTTGAAGTCGGTACCGACCCCGATCTGGCGGCTATGAACGTGCAGAACCGGGTTACGTCGGTACTCGACGAACTGCCCGCCGAGGTGATTAAAGCGGGGGTAATCACCGAAAAAGAGGTGAATAGTATGCTGCTTTACCTGAATCTGGTGAGTACTGATCCCGATATGGACGAGAAGTTTATTTACAACTTCGCCGATATTAACATCCTGGCTGAGCTCAAACGGATCGACGGCGTAGGCTTTGCCGACATTATGGGCGCTCGCGAATATTCGATGCGGGTTTGGCTCAAGCCCGACCGGATGCGTGCCTACACCATCTCGGCCGAAGAAGTTGTAGACGCTATTAAGAAGCAGAATGTAGAAGCCGCTCCCGGTAAGGCGGGGGAGAGTGCCGACCGAAATCCGCAGGTGTTGCAATATGTGATGCGGTATACCGGCAAATTTAATCAGCCTCAGCAATACGAAAATCTGGTGCTGCGCGCCAATCCGGATGGCTCTATTCTCCGCCTGAAAGACATCGCCGATGTTGAGTTTGGCTCGGCCGATTACAGCGTTACCTCCAAAACCGACGGTCGGCCGTCGGCTTCGATCATGCTGAAACAGCGGCCCGGTTCCAACGCCCGCGATATTATCAACAATGTAAAAAAACGCATGGCCGAAATTAAGGCGTCTTCTTTTCCGCCGGGTATGACCTACAACTTTGCTTACGATGTGTCGCGCTTCCTCGACGCGTCGATTCATGAAGTTGTACGAACCCTGATGGAAGCCTTTGTGCTGGTGTTTCTGGTTGTTTTTCTGTTCCTGCAAGACTGGCGATCAACGCTGATCTGCGCGTTGGTAGTGCCGGTTGCGCTGGTGGGTGCCTTTGGGTTCATGAGCCTGATTGGGTTTTCGATTAACCTGCTCACGTTGTTTGCGCTGGTGCTGGCCATTGGTATTGTGGTCGATGATGGCATTGTGGTTGTTGAAGCCGTTCATGCCAAAATGGCCGAAGAGCATCTGCCTCCCGTTCAGGCTACGATGGCAGCCATGCGCGAAATAAGCAGTGCGCTGATTGCCATTACGCTGGTCATGTCGGCGGTGTTTGTGCCGGTTGCGTTTCTATCGGGGCCGGTCGGAATCTTCTACCGGCAGTTTTCGCTGACGCTGGCCGTATCGATTCTGATTTCGGGTGTCAATGCGCTGACGCTGACGCCTGCCCTGTGTGCATTGCTGTTGCGCCCTCACGATCATCACACTCGCAAAGGCATACTTGGCCGTTTTTTCGACAGCTTCAACCGGGCTTTTGATCGGCTGACGGGTCGTTACCAGCGCTTGCTGAAACGGGTTGCCCGTCGGACTACCGTTACTGTGGCGATGTTGTTGCTGTTTGTGGCCGGTATCTGGGGCGTTAATTCCATTCTGCCAACGGGTTTCATTCCGACCGAAGATCAGGGCATGATTTATGCCAACGTGACCACACCCGCCGGAGCTACCGTACAGCGAACGGAAGATGTGCTGGATAAAATTCAGCGGGTGGCGGCTGGCATCGAATCGGTCGAAAACGTATCGACACTGTCTGGCTTTAGCCTGATGACCGACGGTGCGGGGGCTTCGTATGGGATGGGGATGATCAACCTCAAAGACTGGAAAGATCGAACGCAGTCGGTCGATGATGTAATAGCCATTCTGGAAGAGAAAACGAAGAATATTCAGGACGCGAGCATTCAATATTTTTCGCCCCCAACGGTACCCGGCTTCGGTAATTCGAGTGGTTTTGAACTGCGAATGCTCGACCGAACCGGCACGGGCGATTTACAAAAAACAAAGAAAGTGGCCGATGATTTTATATCGGCACTGAAAAAACGACCCGAAATCGGTGATGCCTTCACCAGTTTCAACCCCGACTATCCGCAGTATATGCTGCATGTCGATCAGGAGAAGGCTGCTCAGAAAGGGGTTTCCATCGAAAATGCCATGAACACGCTGCAAACGCTGATGGGGAGTCTGTATGCCACCAACTTTATTCGCTTTGGACAGATGTACCGCGTGTTTGTACAGGCCGCTCCCGAATACCGGACCAAGCCCGAAGATGTGCTGAATCTGCACGTCAAAAATGATCAGGGCGAAATGGTGCCCTACTCAAATTTTGTTCGGCTGGAGCGAGTCTATGGTCCCGAACAGCTCATGCGCTACAATATGTACACGTCGGCGCTCATCAACGGCGAATCGGCACAGGGCTACAGCAGTGGCGATGCGTTGAAGGCCGTTCAGGAAGTAGCTAAACAGACCTTGCCACGAGGCTTTTCGTTCGAGTGGTCGGGTATGTCACGCGAGGAGGTGCTGTCGGGCGATCAGGCGGTGTATATCTTCGCGATCTGTCTGTTGTTTGTTTATCTGTTGCTGGTGGCGCAATACGAAAGCCTGTTCCTGCCGCTGCCGGTATTGCTGTCGCTGCCAGCCGGTATTTTTGGCTCGTTTCTGTGCTTGCAACTGGCTGGTTTACAAAATAATATCTACGCGCAGGTGGCGCTGGTCATGCTGATCGGATTGCTGGGTAAGAACGCTATTCTGATTGTTGAATTTGCCAGCCAGCGACAGCAGGAAGGACTGTCGATTGTGAAGGCTGCAATTGAAGGTGCCGTTACGCGGCTGCGTCCTATTCTGATGACGTCGCTGGCCTTCATTGCTGGCTTGATTCCGCTCTGTATTGCGTCGGGAGCCGGAGCCCTGGGTAACCGCTCAATCGGTACTGCCGCTGCGGGCGGTATGCTCATCGGAACCGTGTTCGGACTGGTGCTGGTGCCCGGACTGTACATTCTGTTTGCAAAGCTGGCCCAGCGCTTTACTGCTAAAAAATCATCCGGTAACGATCTGGATGCAGACCCACTATCTACTAAAACGAAAACCAACGGTGCAGTTCTTCAGGAGTCATAA